The sequence below is a genomic window from Deinococcus terrestris.
TCGCTGGGCATGATCGAGCGGGCGGAGGTCGAGGGCGGGGTGGCGCAGGTCAAGGTCAACCTGACCACGCCCGCCTGCCCCCTGAAGGGCCAGATTGAGGGCGACGTACGCTCGGCCGTGCTCGGGGTGCCCGGCATTCAGGACGTGGTCGTGACCTTCGGCGCGATGGTCCGCACCGGGGGCCAGCCCGCGTTGCCCGGCGTCAAGCACGTGCTGCTGGTCGGCAGCGGCAAGGGCGGGGTGGGCAAGAGCAGCGTGGCGGTGAACCTCGCGGCGGCGCTCGCGCGGGACGGGGCGCGGGTGGGCCTGCTCGACGCCGATGTGTACGGCCCTAGCGTGGCGCACATGCTGGGCCGCAGCGCCGAGCGCGTGACCGCCAACGCCGAGCGCAAGATGCAGCCCCTCGAGGCGCACGGCCTGCGCTTCCTGAGCATGGCGAACCTCTCCCCGGCGGGGCAGGCGCTGGTATGGCGCGGGCCGATGCTGCACTCGGCCATTCAGCAGTTCCTGAAAGACGCGGCCTGGGGCGACCTCGACTACCTGATCGTGGACCTGCCGCCGGGCACGGGCGACGTGCAGCTTTCCCTGACCCAGACCATTCAGGTGACGGGCGCGGTGATCGTGACCACCCCGCAGGACGTGGCACTGATCGACGCGGCGCGGGCGGTGGACATGTTCCGCAAGGCCAGCGTGCCCGTGCTGGGGGTGATCGAGAACATGAGCTACTTCGTGGCGCCTGACACCGGGCTGACCTACGACATCTTCGGGCGCGGCGGAGCGCAGAAGCTGGGCGGCCTGCCGCTGCTGGGCGAGGTGCCGCTGGACCTCGAGGTCCGCAAGGACGCCGACGCGGGCGCCCCCGCCGTGCTCGCGCACCCGGACTCGGCGGCCGCGCAGGCCCTGACCGGGGTGGCGCGGACACTCGCCGGGCGGGTCAGCGTGCAGGCCCTCTCGCATCTCCCCGACCAGCTCCCGGTGGTCTGAGGTGACAGCCCCGGCCCCCCAGCCCACGCCTGCGCCCCCCCCGGAGCGCACCAAACACCGGTTGCTGGAGCGGCTCAAACGCGCCGGGCCGCAGACGGTACAGGACCTCGCGGCGAATCTCGGCATCAGTGTGCCGGGAGCGCGGCGGCACCTGCTCGACCTTCAGGAACAGGGCCTGATCGAGGCCCGCACCGAGCGGCCCGGCGGCCGGGGGCGGCCCCAGCACGTCTTCGTGCTGACCGACCGGGGCGAGGCGACCTTTCCCAAGACGTACTCGGCGCTGTGTGTGGACGTGCTGCGCCACCTCCAGACCCTCTACGGGGACGAGGCGGTCACGCGGGTGCTGGGTGCCCGCAGCGCGGAACTCACCGCGCAGGTGCAGGCCGCGCTGCCCGCCGAATTGCCGCCCGAGGAGCGGATTGCCCGGTTCGCCGCCTGGCTGACCGAGCTGGGCTTCGACGCGGTGGCCGAACCCGGAGCGCGGGCGGGCGAGTGGCTGATCGCAGAGCGCAATTGCCCCAACCTGACGGTGGCGCGGAGCTTCCCGGAGCTGTGCCACAGCGAGCTGCGGCTGTTCACGGACGTGCTGGGCGTGCCCGTCACCCGCGAGACGCGCATCGCCTGCGGGCAGGGCCAGTGCCGCTACCGGATCGGACCCTGACCGTGACTGCTCCCGACCGGGCCAGCGGCCAGCCCCTCTACAGCCTCGTCGCGTGGCCGCCCGAGGCACTCGACACCTGGTTGCGGCGCACCCAGGAGCGGCTGGGGGTGCGCGGCTTCGGGGCGCCGCACCTGAACCTGCGGGCGCCCTTTCAGACCGACCTGAGCACGGGCGAACTCGTCGCGGCTTTCCGGGAGGCGCTGCGGGGCACCGCCCCCTTCGAGGTCCCGGTGCGCGGCTGGAAGCGGCTGCCGCACATGCTTTTTCTGGAGTGCGTGCGGACCCCCCATCTCTCCGACCTGCACGCCCGCGCCCTGAGCGTGGGGCCGTCCACCCGCGCCCCCCACGACGGCGAGGGGTACACCCCGCACCTCACCCTGGGCCTGGGCATTCTGCCGCGCGTGGAGGACCTGATCTGGGCGGAGGTCCAGAAGCTCACGCCCCCGGCCACGTCGTTCGGGGTGGAGGTCCTGAGCCTGACCCGGGAGGAACGCGGCGAGGTGCAGGAGGTGCATACCTTCCCCCTGGGCGAGGGGGCCGAACTGCTCGCCCGCCTCACCGGGGAAGCGGGGCGGGCGGAGGTGCGGGGAGCGGAGGGCTAAACCAGCGTCGGCACGCCGAGCATCGGGGCCAGCGCCGCCGCGAAGCGCTCGTATCCGGCGAAGTCGAGCTGCTGCTCGTTGTCTGAAAGCGCTGTGGCGGGGCTAGGATGCACCTCAACGTGGATGCCGTCGGCGCCGACCGCCAGGGCTGCCTTCGCCAGTGGAATCAGCAGGTCGCGGCGCCCGGCGGCGTGGGTCACGTCCACGATCACGGGCAGGTGCGTCTCCTGCTTGGCGAGGGCCACCGCCGAGAGGTCGAGCGTGTTGCGCGTCCACTTCTCGAAGGTGCGGATGCCGCGCTCGCAGAGGATGACTTCGGGGTTGCCCTCCGA
It includes:
- a CDS encoding helix-turn-helix transcriptional regulator, with amino-acid sequence MTAPAPQPTPAPPPERTKHRLLERLKRAGPQTVQDLAANLGISVPGARRHLLDLQEQGLIEARTERPGGRGRPQHVFVLTDRGEATFPKTYSALCVDVLRHLQTLYGDEAVTRVLGARSAELTAQVQAALPAELPPEERIARFAAWLTELGFDAVAEPGARAGEWLIAERNCPNLTVARSFPELCHSELRLFTDVLGVPVTRETRIACGQGQCRYRIGP
- a CDS encoding 2'-5' RNA ligase family protein: MTAPDRASGQPLYSLVAWPPEALDTWLRRTQERLGVRGFGAPHLNLRAPFQTDLSTGELVAAFREALRGTAPFEVPVRGWKRLPHMLFLECVRTPHLSDLHARALSVGPSTRAPHDGEGYTPHLTLGLGILPRVEDLIWAEVQKLTPPATSFGVEVLSLTREERGEVQEVHTFPLGEGAELLARLTGEAGRAEVRGAEG
- a CDS encoding Mrp/NBP35 family ATP-binding protein → MRDALWAALKTVNDPELHRDLVSLGMIERAEVEGGVAQVKVNLTTPACPLKGQIEGDVRSAVLGVPGIQDVVVTFGAMVRTGGQPALPGVKHVLLVGSGKGGVGKSSVAVNLAAALARDGARVGLLDADVYGPSVAHMLGRSAERVTANAERKMQPLEAHGLRFLSMANLSPAGQALVWRGPMLHSAIQQFLKDAAWGDLDYLIVDLPPGTGDVQLSLTQTIQVTGAVIVTTPQDVALIDAARAVDMFRKASVPVLGVIENMSYFVAPDTGLTYDIFGRGGAQKLGGLPLLGEVPLDLEVRKDADAGAPAVLAHPDSAAAQALTGVARTLAGRVSVQALSHLPDQLPVV